The Syntrophales bacterium genome contains a region encoding:
- a CDS encoding preprotein translocase subunit SecA produces MFAKVSSWPRADHFARPERKEGRRTFLDRLAWEIAGYGVRPWSSRPGRLKKIVDHVERAAVDLDRLSDDDLRRRSESLRHRLRVEGFSLSLAGASFALVREAAWRVLGMRHFDCQLMGGYAMLRGLLAEMETGEGKTLVATLPAVTVALAGIPVHIITVNDYLTDRDARLMGDVYRFFDLSVGCVIHEKTPVQRREAYGCDITYCTNKEVVFDYLRDRIVLGDTFGELKLHAERLSRRNGRSDQLMLRGLHYAIVDEADSVLVDEARTPLIISRSESSKDEERSMKQALELTKDLVENVHYTLRYEADQGLRAVMVTDRGREEVQRITADMGTVWQSPVRREELVRKALTALFLYRRDEHYLVSDGTVQIIDEFTGRVMPDRSWEGGLHQLIEIKEGCEVTGQRETVARISYQRFFRRYLKLSGMTGTAREVRRELWSIYGLPVVAIPTNRPLRRKILRDEIFRGLDEKYEHVTRRVEELHRRNLPVLIGTRTVAASEHLSLMLDDRGIPHQVLNAKQDREEALIVAGAGKPGRVTIATNMAGRGTDIKLASGVAERGGLQVLMTERHEAGRIDRQLAGRCGRQGDPGMCEVFVSLEDPLLRDGYRGITGRMVAGLSRGGSDLWKPLGRHALKKAQRRVERVHAGVRKRLLRYDEERSDTLSFSGRSE; encoded by the coding sequence ATGTTCGCAAAGGTTTCCAGCTGGCCCAGGGCGGATCATTTCGCCCGTCCGGAACGGAAGGAAGGACGCAGGACTTTCCTTGACCGTCTGGCCTGGGAAATTGCGGGCTATGGAGTGCGGCCCTGGAGTTCCCGGCCGGGAAGACTGAAAAAAATCGTCGATCACGTGGAACGGGCCGCCGTCGACCTGGACAGGCTATCCGATGATGATCTGCGTCGCAGGAGTGAGTCCCTGCGGCACCGGCTCCGGGTGGAGGGCTTCTCGCTTTCCCTGGCGGGCGCATCCTTTGCCCTGGTCAGGGAGGCCGCATGGAGAGTTCTCGGGATGAGACATTTTGACTGCCAGCTCATGGGAGGCTACGCGATGCTGCGGGGTTTGCTGGCGGAAATGGAGACGGGTGAAGGAAAAACACTGGTGGCGACCCTTCCGGCGGTCACGGTCGCCCTGGCGGGCATCCCCGTGCATATCATTACCGTCAACGATTATCTGACGGACCGGGACGCCCGGCTCATGGGAGACGTCTACCGCTTTTTCGATCTTTCCGTGGGTTGCGTCATACATGAGAAGACGCCGGTCCAGCGTCGGGAAGCCTATGGCTGTGACATCACCTACTGCACGAACAAGGAGGTGGTTTTCGACTATCTCAGGGATCGAATAGTCCTGGGCGATACCTTCGGTGAACTGAAGCTCCACGCGGAACGCCTGTCCCGCCGGAACGGCAGAAGCGATCAGCTGATGCTTCGAGGTTTGCATTATGCTATCGTGGACGAGGCGGACAGCGTTCTGGTCGACGAAGCCCGGACGCCGCTTATCATTTCCCGAAGCGAGTCTTCGAAGGATGAAGAACGATCCATGAAACAGGCCCTCGAACTGACGAAAGACCTGGTCGAGAACGTTCACTACACCCTCCGTTACGAGGCCGATCAGGGACTGAGGGCGGTCATGGTAACCGACCGGGGCCGTGAAGAGGTCCAGCGGATCACAGCGGACATGGGAACGGTCTGGCAGAGTCCCGTCAGGCGTGAAGAACTGGTTCGCAAGGCCTTGACGGCTCTCTTCCTGTACCGCCGGGACGAGCATTACCTGGTGAGCGATGGGACTGTTCAGATCATCGATGAGTTCACCGGACGGGTGATGCCCGACCGTTCCTGGGAGGGGGGACTTCACCAGCTTATCGAGATAAAGGAAGGATGCGAGGTAACGGGGCAGAGGGAAACGGTGGCCCGTATAAGCTATCAGCGCTTTTTCAGGCGTTACCTGAAGCTCTCGGGAATGACGGGAACGGCCCGGGAGGTCCGCCGGGAGCTCTGGTCCATTTACGGCCTGCCGGTGGTGGCCATACCGACCAACCGGCCGCTGAGGAGAAAGATCCTCCGCGATGAAATCTTCCGGGGCCTCGATGAGAAGTATGAACATGTGACACGCCGCGTGGAAGAACTTCACCGCCGCAACCTTCCGGTACTGATAGGAACCCGGACCGTTGCCGCTTCGGAACACCTGAGCCTTATGCTTGATGACCGGGGGATTCCTCACCAGGTTCTCAACGCGAAACAGGACAGGGAGGAGGCGCTCATCGTGGCCGGTGCCGGTAAGCCGGGTCGGGTGACCATAGCCACGAACATGGCGGGCCGGGGCACGGATATCAAGCTCGCTTCCGGAGTGGCGGAACGGGGGGGGTTACAGGTCCTCATGACGGAACGCCACGAGGCGGGCCGTATTGATCGCCAGCTCGCGGGACGGTGCGGCCGGCAGGGAGATCCCGGAATGTGCGAAGTTTTTGTTTCACTTGAAGACCCTCTCCTCAGAGATGGATATCGCGGAATCACGGGCAGGATGGTCGCGGGGCTCAGCCGGGGAGGATCGGACCTGTGGAAGCCTCTGGGCAGGCATGCGCTGAAAAAGGCCCAGCGACGGGTGGAACGGGTTCACGCGGGAGTTCGCAAACGCCTGCTCCGGTACGATGAAGAGCGGAGCGATACCTTGTCGTTTTCCGGAAGGAGCGAGTAG